The Candidatus Cloacimonadaceae bacterium genome contains the following window.
GGAATGGGCATAAGCCAGGGCATTGACGATTTGCTTGAAAATATGGAGGGCACGCGGTTCGGGAATGGGACCGGTCATCGCAATCAGCTCTTTCAGCATATTCCCCTCCGCATATTCCATCACCATGTAATAGACCCCATCTTCCACGAAGAAATTGTATAAAGCCACGATATTGGGATGAATCAATCTTGCTTGAATGCGCGCTTCATTGATAAAACGTTCGGAAAATTGGGCGTCTTTGGTAAGATTGGGGCTCAGGCGTTTGATCGCCACTTGCCTGCCCAACATAACTTCCTCCGCCAGATAGACTTCTCCCATCCCGCCTTCGCCGAGTAAGGAGATTATATGATAATCCCGTAGAATTACCCCTTTGGTTAGCTCCATTTTTGCAGACTCCTGTATTAGATTTACAAAAAACCACATACCATAGTGCGAAAATATTTGTCAAGAAATAAAGAGTTTTAGCCTTTCCGGGGGGGGGGGAGAATTGAGAATGGAGAATTGAGAATTGAGAATTGAGAATTGAGAATTGAGAATTGAGAATTGAGAATTGAGGTTCAACCTTGATCAGTCCGTTTTCCGGCCACCTTTCCACCTTTCCACCTTTCCACCCTTCCACCCTTCCACCTTTCCACTCTTGCCGACCTCATTCTCAATTCTCAATTCTCAATTCTCAATTCTCAATTCTCAATTCTCAATTCTCACCCTTCCACCTTTCCACCTTTCCACTCTTGCCGACCTCATTCTCAATTCTCAATTCTCAATTCTCAATTCTCACCCTTCCACCCTTCCACCCTTCCACTCTTGCCGACCTCATTCTCAATTCTCAATTCTCAATTCTCAATTCTCACCCTTCCACCTTTCCACCTTTCCACTCTTGCCGACCTCATTCTCAATTCTCAATTCTCAATTCTCAATTCTCAATTCTCACCCTTCCACCCTTCCACCTTTCCACTCTTGCCGACCTCATTCTCAATTCTCAATTCTCAATTCTCAATTCTCACCCTTCCACCTTTCCACCTTTCCACCTTTTCACCTCCGCAGCATCGGCATGCTGCGCTACAGGCTTCCACGCTCGAGCTATTTCATCAGTACCGCTTTCTTCACATCTCTCAGCAAAGTGCCATCCATCACGATGTAGTAGATTCCGCTGCCTACAGCCGCGTTTTGAGAGTCTTTTCCATCCCAGATGAGTCTGTGGAAGCCTTGATCTCGAGGTCCGGAGTGCAGGGTTTTGATATGTTGCCCTTTGCTGTTATAGACCTTCAGGGAAATATTCGCCGGGGCAAGGATGGAGAAATCTATCGTCAGATCGGGGTTGAAGGGATTGGGATAGATGGAATTGATCGAAGTGTTCAATGGAACCTGTCCGCCGCCGGATGAATCATAATTTATCGTGATCGAGATCGGGCCATGCAGCGTATTGACGCCATCGAAATCGAGACTTTCCAGCCAGTAATGATAAGTGCTGCTTTCTGATATTTCTCTGTCAAACAGCACATAGGATTGCATCTGCGAGGTGTTGGTCGCGGATACGAACTGGTTTAGCCGCAGGGTATTGGCAAAGTCCTGATCTTCCCCGCGATATACATAGAAGCCCATGCAATTGGTCTCAGATTGCGTGATCCACATGATTTGCACACCGCTATTTGCACTGGGGCTTGCTGTGAAAGATGAAAGCTCCACCGGCAAGGTTCCGGCACCACCTTTTATCCCTATCTGCCAGATAGACTTGGAGTTTGTCAGAGGTGCTAATACAGTGATCCAGCGCAGAGCACCGGAAACATTATATGCACTTCCGATTGTATCTCCGGGATATTCGGTACTTCCATTGAAAATAGATGGAACTCGATCGCCCCAGTTGAAGTTTGAATCATCGTCCATCGTCCAATAGAAGGTGATCACCTTGTTTCCAGAAGCCGTTCCGGATATCGACCATTGGCGTTTTACGCGGTTTGGGTAGTTTTCTTCGATCACCGAAGTGCCTACCGATAAACCACTGATAAGAATGTTATTTTCGGCAATGTTGAGATATTTAGCGTGGTCATTGAACCCATCTACGGTTCGCGTGCCGCCAAGGCTGCCATTCTGCATGGTTAGGGTGCCATTCACAGTAACCGGATTGCTGAGCGTGACGCCGGAGGTATTATTGATCACCAGGTTGTTCACAGTCGCAGGCAAACCGCTGCCGGTGATCTGTGCTTGAGCCCCGCTGAAGACATAGTTCGCGGAGCTATTGAATGATCTTGAACCTGTGGTTTGGATCGAACCAGTTGCCCCGCTAACGCTTATGCCAGCCGGATGGGCAGTAATCAAAGTAGCTCCGCTTTCCAGAGTAAATGAGCCGGTACCACCGCTGAGAACGTGGCTGTCGAAATCCGTTATCGATCCGCTGGATACGCTGAAGCTGACATTGTTGGAGATAGTTCCGCCTGTTTTTGAGAAAGTCTGGATGCTCCGGTTTGATTGGTTTTTCCCCACTTCTTTTGTGGATCCGAACATTCTAACCCGTGTTTGATAGTCAATGTCCAAAGCGCTTTCGGTAATCGTTCCACCGCTCATGGCAAAATTGCCGTAGATATCGAGATATGCGTAGCATGTATTTACCGGTAGCGATGTGGAGGTTTCGTTTGAAAAGTCCAATGTCCCGCCGGATTGAATGTAGTTTCCAATTACCCTTGCTGATTTGATCCGAGAAAGGTTGCTGAGACTGCTACGATTGTCAATTCTAAACGTCCCTCCGACGATTCTCAGATTCCCATTTATGATCAGAGTTATATTCGTTGCGGCAGGGCTTATACTTAATGTCCCGCTGTTGATGGTCACGGAACCTCTGATTGTGTGCGTGAAACCAAAACCAGAATTTCGCACCAGCTCAGATTGTGTAGCTCCAAGATTCACGATTAGATTACCAATATCAGAGTTGTAGATTTGGTTGTCCGCCATTGTAGTTTTCAAATCCAGCGTCGCATTATTGTGCCAGTTGATTGGCGGTAGATTCCCACCCGTGGCATGATGAATATAGCTTGAGCCGTCCTCAAAGTAGATCTGCGCCCCGGTGGAGATGCTGATGGTGGCAGAAATAGCAGTCCGGTAGTATTGACCACGCACTACCAGATCATGAGCATCCGCGCCGTTGACGAGCGTCAAAGTTCCTGCTGAATGGGTGATCAATGCTCCGTTTTCCACGATGGTTTGATCGATGCCAAAGGAACTGTTGATCGAGAACGATGCACCTGTCCGAATGGTGATAACGCCATTTGCCGCAGTGGGATAGGTCATAGTATCCTGCCATGTTCCGGATTCGAATACCTGCCAGACATTGGTGTCCATCCAGTTGCCGAGGGTGTTTTCCCTGCTACGGTAATCACCAGCGTTCTGTGCAACGCATACGCATCCAAATAAAAGAAAAACCATAGCCAGAGCTTGTTTTTTCATCGACATGTCCATCTCCTTGCTGTATCCTGTTGATGTTTATATTTATCATTAATCATCTGTTTCATCGATTTTTTTGGGACTGCGTTACACGGGTCTCGATCAGAGCTGACTAATACTCTTTGTCGTACATTTCAGGATTCCAATCAGGACAACTATATCAAAAGCAAATGATATCGTAATATCTTTTTGGTCAAGACTTTTTTTCAAACTGCCGGCATTATTCCTGATATATTGGCGTTTGTAGCTGTCTTGCATTGGTTTATTATACGAAAATTTTCATGGGTGACTTCCATTAACCTAATCGGTTAGGCTGCTAAATATCTGTATATATGAGGGAAATATCGCAATTTGCTGGATGGATGAATGGCTGGATTCCAGCACCCGTTCTCTTCGCAGGATCGACACCCTCCCCCTTTGCATTACGGAATCAATACGGACTCATTACGGACTAAGTCCGTATTGACTCCGTAATGCTCACGGGAGAGGTGGTATATTGGAGGATATGAGAGATGTAATAAACACAGAGGAAAGCAGAGTAAAAGCGAAGCAAGGGCAGAGTGATGAGAGATTCAGAGATGAATTGCAATGAGTTAGCCTGCAATAAGTTAGTTTTGGCTTGGGAAAGATATCTCCTGTATTCAGGATGTAAAAGCCAACCCATGACTTAATGCAGAAGGGCACTAAAGCGGGGGAAAACTCATCGTCGAAGAAAACGATAGCGTCAAAGCTTTCGTGCAATCCCCTCCCCATTTTGTCAATAGGGATGCAAGAATGGAAATCATGTCAATGCTGAAAACGATTGCCAAATGCCATGTTTCGCCCACATTTTCCCTTATTTAGCAAGCTATCTGATCAGGTTTATTGAAGGAATAGTTGAACAGTCTCCTTATCTACTGCTTAGTTGTCTTCAGGGAGGGCTACTCTGCGAAGTGTCTCATCAGTCATGCCCTACTCCACAAGGCCTTTTTTTGTATATTACATTCTCCCCAGGGTGTGATATGATGTCGGGAAGTTTAGAATTGCAAACCGGATGCTTTTGATTATCACTATAGGTATGGAAATGCGGCCACAGAAGAGTATGCGCTTTCCGCAACGATGACAAGAATGAATCAGGAGTGAAAATTTGATCCGTATCTTACACATTTTGACCAGACTATGTGTCGGGGGCACATGCGCTTATGTGATGCAATTGAGCCACGCGCTAAACAACGATCATTACCAGTCCTATGTCCTGACCGGAATGATCGAACCTGATGAGGCAGATATGTCCTATCTTGCTGACAGATATGGCATTAAACCGCATTATGTAAATACTATGTGCCGCAGCCTGAATCCGGTGAAGGATTTTATTACGATTATCGAGATCATCAAAGTGATAAGAAAGATCAAGCCGGATGTAGTCTTTACAAACAATGCAAAAGCCGGCGTAGTCGGCAGAATTGCGGCTTTTATCATGGGTGTCCCCATCATCATTCATACCTATCACGGAAATAATTTTTCGGGATATTTTGGCAAACTGATGAGCACTTTTTCGATTATCACAGAAAAGGCGTTAGCCTTTATCAGCACTTGTCTGGTCGCCATAAGCCCTCAGCAATACGAGGAATTGAGCCGCTTAAAAATCGCACCAGAGCCAAAAATCCGCATGATTCCCCTTGGTTTTGATTTGGCGGAAGTTATACACGACAAATCCGACCTTGGAAAATTCCGCGCTCAGTATCAGATTTCCTCGGAAACGAAGATCGTGGCATTGGTGGGAAGACTTGCTGCAATCAAAAATCCCGCCTATTTCATCAACATCGCCAAAGCGGTTTTGGCAAGACGGCAGGACACGATCTTCCTTCTAGTCGGCGATGGTGAATTGCGTCCTGAATTGCAGGAGCAGATAGATCGGAATGAGTTGCAAAAAAAGGTCATTATCACAGGTTTTATCAAGGATCTCAAGCCCATGTACGCCGATATTGATATCCTGATGCTGACATCAAATCGGGAAGGCACGCCAGTTTCGATTATCGAAGCGATGGCAAATCGAAATATCGTGATTTCAACCAGGGTCGGAGGAGTGGAAAACCTGATCGACAACGAGGTAAATGGATTTGTCTATGCTGTCGGCGACATGGCGGGCATGATCAGCAGGATAGATGATGTTCTGAACAACCCAGAAAGCTACATATCGATTACCGAGCGGGCGCATCAAAAGATCGTGGAACATTATTCGATGTCGGTTCTGGAACAAAACATCAAAGGGCTGATCACGGAATTTGGCAAGGATTCCAAGTGCTGAAAGCCAAAACCTGAAGTCCGATTTTCAGATACTATAATAATAGATAAGGCAGGAAAATACTAATGAATATAATGGTTACAGGTACGAACGGTTTCGTCGGCTCAAAGCTGATGTTTGATCTGGAAGCCCAACGGCACAATATTATCGGGATCGATATATCTGAACGTTGCGACGATATCGCTCATCCTAAAACACTGATCGGCGACATAAGGAAAATCGACGACTTGAATCGGGTGCATGACGCCTTTGTCGAAAGCAATCGTGCCGGCATTGAGATGATCATTCATTGTGCCGCCGCGAAGCATGATTTTGGTGTGTCCCACAAGGAGTATTACAGCCACAACAAAATCGGAACCAAGGTTCTTTTGGATTTTGCCGGACAACACAAGATCAACAAAATTGTTTACTTTAGCACAGTCGGTGTGTATGGACATCCCACGGAGTGTACGGATGAGAATGGGATTTACAATCCGGATCATCCTTATGGGGCATCCAAACTTGCGGGTGAATTGCTTTGCCTGGAGTGGCAAAAGGAAAGTGCCGACCATTGGCTGCTCGTTCTGCGTCCCACGGTGATTTATGGGGCATACAACTATGCCAATATGTATAAGATGATGGACATGATGCACCGCAAGCCCTGGATCACTATCGGGGACGGAAATTATATTAAATCGATCGTCTCTCGGGCAAATGTGATCGATATGACAATTTTTGCAATGGGGAAAATGAAGCCCGGTCTGTTGGATTACAACTGTGTGGACAAGCCATATATTACCGTTCGCCGCCTCATGGAGATCATCGCCGCCAATTCAGCTTTCAAAATTCCCCGAATTCAGGTGCCGGTCTCTTTTGCTGTTTTCATCGGAAGACTGTTTGATATTCCCGCCAGACTATTCAAAATCGACCTGCCGGTAAATAGCGACAGAATGAAGAAATTTGCCACTGCCACCCATTTTGCCTCTGAGAAAATAAGAGACAACGGCTATGTGCAAAAACACTCTATCGAAGATGAGATATTAAAGATGACATCCTGGTATCTGGAACTGAAAAAAAAATCCCGCTGACCTCCATTCGGTAATATCGATTCGACCGTAGCGACAGGTGATGCTCGAGCACCAAACCCCTCATAAACCTGCCACCAGTTGATACACATGTTGTGCTAATGAAATGCCCAGCCCATATCCATTGATTAGTCATTAGTCACATGTTTCTTTGATTACGGCAGAAGCGTAAATTTCTATTGACGGAAACCTCAGATCAATTCATTGGGAACAAAATCATAGATCACAAGAGGTGATTATGCTTCGTGATGATTTACAGAATTGAGGGAGGATTTGCATGACAGATTACAAAATCATAAATTCACATAAAAGTCCGAATGAAACGGCACTAAAAACCATCAAAGTTGATCTGCATTGTCATTCTGCGCATAGTGACGGTATTTTATCGCCCGAACAGCTTGCCCGTAAGATTTCTGAAGTCGGTGTTAAATATGCTTCATTGGCGGATCACAATACAATAAGCGGCTTGGCAGTATTTAAGAAGGCACTGATGTCTTACGGGATAGGTTTTATCTCGGGAGCTGAGTTTACCACTCTTCATAAGAGCCATGTCATTCACATTTTGGCATACGGCTTTGACATGAATGATTCGGGTTTCAATGCACTACTAAACGACAAATACAGCTCTAAAACAGATATAACGGATAGTGTGATGTACAAAGTTTTCGGAAACACATCAGAAGTTATCAATATAATTCATAGAGCAGGCGGCATAGCGATTCTGGCTCACCCTTTTCAAACCATACCAGATTATAAAGAATTAAGAATTCTGCTAAATGAGTTGCAAAAACTTGGTCTTGATGGAGTTGAAGCTATTTATGAACCAAATTCTCTGGAAACTCAGCGTCAGTTGTTGGAGATTGCTGCCGAAGGCAATTTCATCGTTTCTGCGGGGACGGACTTTCATCACCCCGATGAATCTTCTCCTGGAATCGTTATAACAGTTGATCAATGGAAAAAGTTCCGAAATGCATTATTGAAAAGCTCTATCAACCACACAGATAATGCAACTTTGCCGATACGGCCGAAGAAACCGAAAAATAAATGGTTCTCGTTGCTTACGCACATCTATATGCCCGCAGTAATGACCTTGACACTATTCATTGTTGCCTTGTTTATAATTCTGCTCCCTTATTTTGAAAAAACTCTTCTTGAGAGAAAACGGGACAACATAAAACAGCTAACTCAAGTGGCTTGGGGTGTGCTGAAGGAAGCATCGTCAGAAGTAGAAACCGGACATCTCACTCTTGAACAGGCCCAGAAACTGGCAAAAAACAGAATTGCAGCTATGCGCTATGGCCCGAATAATAGAGATTATTTCTGGTTACAGGATTTGACTCCACGCATCTTAATGCACCCCTACAGAACTGATCTCAATGATCAGGATGTTTCCGATTATCGTGATGCAGAAGGCACTAAAATATTCGTGGCTTTTGCCGAACTGGTTAAAAAGCAGGGCGAAGGGTTCATCAGCTATGTCTGGCAATGGATGGGCGAATCCAACAGAATGGAACCCAAAGAATCGTACATCCGTATCTTCGAGCCCTGGGGATGGTTGATAGGTACTGGTATTTATGTTTGCGATGTTCAGGCAGAAATTGCAAATCTCAGAAGTTACCTTGTAAAAATGTCATTGGTAATAATAATTCTCGTTTTGTTACTGCTAATCTATCTGGTAAGACAGGGATTGCTGCTTGAACGCTCAAGAAATGAAGCAGAGAAACTATTAATCGAATCTGTTGATAGATATAAAACCTTAAGCGAAGCAGCCACCGAAGGGGCTTTGTTTGTTAGCGACAACCGATGCAGGTATGCCAATGCAGTTATGTATGAATTGCTCGGGTGTAGTTCGGAAAACATCGAACTTCTCGATATAGCGGATGTTTTCCCCGAAACTGAAATCAATCTGAAATGGCTCTCACATTTTCCTAACATCAATCATGCCGAGTTTCCCAATCCCGCAGAAGGAGTTTTAAGAAGAACTGACGGTACAACTCTTTGCTGTACCTTAACCTTTAGGGGAAAATACGACGATCCTAATTCCGGCTGTATGATTATCGTGAGACGTTCTGTTGATATAACCGTTCATACAGGAACACATATTGTCCTGAATCGGCTGTTACACATACCGAGCAGTATAGCAGAAGACTTAACCGAATCCATCCAAAATGCGAAATTTGAGAGTGAAATCGTCTTACTGAGAAAAAAGACCAACAGGATGGTGTTGTCTCTGTTGGAGATTGGTACTTCTTCCATAGCAATAACCTCAATGATTTCTACGATAACAGATGTTATTGTGCAAAAAATGCTGGAGTTTTGCTTCAGAGAGTTGGGGCAAACTGCAGTTCCCTTCACATTTTTGGCTTTGGGCAGTCATGGCAGGCGGGCACAAACGATGTTTAGCGACCAGGATAACGCAATAATCTATAAACCCCAACACAAGGGTATTGATAAAGAAACAGAAGCATATTTTTTGCGTCTGGGGACGATGCTCTGCGATTTACTTGAACAAGCGGGATACAAAAAATGTCCCGGTCAAAAGATGGCAAGCAATCCGCTATGGTGTCAACCAATGCATATCTGGAAAGCATATTTTGAGGAATGGATTAGAAACTGTGAACCGCAGCAGGTTGTAGAATTCAGCATATTCTTTGATTTTCGCCCGGTTGCAGGGGATGCCGAACTGGCTACTGAACTAAGAAGCTACGTAAACGCACTATTGAAAGAAACACCTTTTTTTCTGACACAATTGGCTCAAAATGCTCTTCTCTTCAAAACTCCAATGCGGGTTTTGGGCAGTATTGTAACTTCAAGCAGTAAAACCCATCCTGGCAGAATAGATGTAAAATCTCCGGCTATGGCAATAGTGAGTTTTACTCGCTTATACGCCTTGAAAAACGGTATTGTTGAAACGAATACGATTTCCCGTCTTGACGACATTAAGAATCTCGGAATAATGCTTGATTCCAGGCATAGAGATATAGTT
Protein-coding sequences here:
- a CDS encoding serine/threonine-protein kinase — its product is MELTKGVILRDYHIISLLGEGGMGEVYLAEEVMLGRQVAIKRLSPNLTKDAQFSERFINEARIQARLIHPNIVALYNFFVEDGVYYMVMEYAEGNMLKELIAMTGPIPEPRALHIFKQIVNALAYAHS
- a CDS encoding FlgD immunoglobulin-like domain containing protein produces the protein MKKQALAMVFLLFGCVCVAQNAGDYRSRENTLGNWMDTNVWQVFESGTWQDTMTYPTAANGVITIRTGASFSINSSFGIDQTIVENGALITHSAGTLTLVNGADAHDLVVRGQYYRTAISATISISTGAQIYFEDGSSYIHHATGGNLPPINWHNNATLDLKTTMADNQIYNSDIGNLIVNLGATQSELVRNSGFGFTHTIRGSVTINSGTLSISPAATNITLIINGNLRIVGGTFRIDNRSSLSNLSRIKSARVIGNYIQSGGTLDFSNETSTSLPVNTCYAYLDIYGNFAMSGGTITESALDIDYQTRVRMFGSTKEVGKNQSNRSIQTFSKTGGTISNNVSFSVSSGSITDFDSHVLSGGTGSFTLESGATLITAHPAGISVSGATGSIQTTGSRSFNSSANYVFSGAQAQITGSGLPATVNNLVINNTSGVTLSNPVTVNGTLTMQNGSLGGTRTVDGFNDHAKYLNIAENNILISGLSVGTSVIEENYPNRVKRQWSISGTASGNKVITFYWTMDDDSNFNWGDRVPSIFNGSTEYPGDTIGSAYNVSGALRWITVLAPLTNSKSIWQIGIKGGAGTLPVELSSFTASPSANSGVQIMWITQSETNCMGFYVYRGEDQDFANTLRLNQFVSATNTSQMQSYVLFDREISESSTYHYWLESLDFDGVNTLHGPISITINYDSSGGGQVPLNTSINSIYPNPFNPDLTIDFSILAPANISLKVYNSKGQHIKTLHSGPRDQGFHRLIWDGKDSQNAAVGSGIYYIVMDGTLLRDVKKAVLMK
- a CDS encoding glycosyltransferase, translated to MIRILHILTRLCVGGTCAYVMQLSHALNNDHYQSYVLTGMIEPDEADMSYLADRYGIKPHYVNTMCRSLNPVKDFITIIEIIKVIRKIKPDVVFTNNAKAGVVGRIAAFIMGVPIIIHTYHGNNFSGYFGKLMSTFSIITEKALAFISTCLVAISPQQYEELSRLKIAPEPKIRMIPLGFDLAEVIHDKSDLGKFRAQYQISSETKIVALVGRLAAIKNPAYFINIAKAVLARRQDTIFLLVGDGELRPELQEQIDRNELQKKVIITGFIKDLKPMYADIDILMLTSNREGTPVSIIEAMANRNIVISTRVGGVENLIDNEVNGFVYAVGDMAGMISRIDDVLNNPESYISITERAHQKIVEHYSMSVLEQNIKGLITEFGKDSKC
- a CDS encoding NAD(P)-dependent oxidoreductase; the protein is MNIMVTGTNGFVGSKLMFDLEAQRHNIIGIDISERCDDIAHPKTLIGDIRKIDDLNRVHDAFVESNRAGIEMIIHCAAAKHDFGVSHKEYYSHNKIGTKVLLDFAGQHKINKIVYFSTVGVYGHPTECTDENGIYNPDHPYGASKLAGELLCLEWQKESADHWLLVLRPTVIYGAYNYANMYKMMDMMHRKPWITIGDGNYIKSIVSRANVIDMTIFAMGKMKPGLLDYNCVDKPYITVRRLMEIIAANSAFKIPRIQVPVSFAVFIGRLFDIPARLFKIDLPVNSDRMKKFATATHFASEKIRDNGYVQKHSIEDEILKMTSWYLELKKKSR
- a CDS encoding DUF294 nucleotidyltransferase-like domain-containing protein; amino-acid sequence: MTDYKIINSHKSPNETALKTIKVDLHCHSAHSDGILSPEQLARKISEVGVKYASLADHNTISGLAVFKKALMSYGIGFISGAEFTTLHKSHVIHILAYGFDMNDSGFNALLNDKYSSKTDITDSVMYKVFGNTSEVINIIHRAGGIAILAHPFQTIPDYKELRILLNELQKLGLDGVEAIYEPNSLETQRQLLEIAAEGNFIVSAGTDFHHPDESSPGIVITVDQWKKFRNALLKSSINHTDNATLPIRPKKPKNKWFSLLTHIYMPAVMTLTLFIVALFIILLPYFEKTLLERKRDNIKQLTQVAWGVLKEASSEVETGHLTLEQAQKLAKNRIAAMRYGPNNRDYFWLQDLTPRILMHPYRTDLNDQDVSDYRDAEGTKIFVAFAELVKKQGEGFISYVWQWMGESNRMEPKESYIRIFEPWGWLIGTGIYVCDVQAEIANLRSYLVKMSLVIIILVLLLLIYLVRQGLLLERSRNEAEKLLIESVDRYKTLSEAATEGALFVSDNRCRYANAVMYELLGCSSENIELLDIADVFPETEINLKWLSHFPNINHAEFPNPAEGVLRRTDGTTLCCTLTFRGKYDDPNSGCMIIVRRSVDITVHTGTHIVLNRLLHIPSSIAEDLTESIQNAKFESEIVLLRKKTNRMVLSLLEIGTSSIAITSMISTITDVIVQKMLEFCFRELGQTAVPFTFLALGSHGRRAQTMFSDQDNAIIYKPQHKGIDKETEAYFLRLGTMLCDLLEQAGYKKCPGQKMASNPLWCQPMHIWKAYFEEWIRNCEPQQVVEFSIFFDFRPVAGDAELATELRSYVNALLKETPFFLTQLAQNALLFKTPMRVLGSIVTSSSKTHPGRIDVKSPAMAIVSFTRLYALKNGIVETNTISRLDDIKNLGIMLDSRHRDIVTAYETLVKMRLWNQALAIEKNLDSDNWIDPGQLGHLEEVILRECFKEIDDLQTLIQKDFLAYLIS